In Cicer arietinum cultivar CDC Frontier isolate Library 1 chromosome 7, Cicar.CDCFrontier_v2.0, whole genome shotgun sequence, a single window of DNA contains:
- the LOC101493728 gene encoding peptidyl-prolyl cis-trans isomerase FKBP20-2, chloroplastic, which produces MLLLLSSPSSLMQSFPSLKLLCAVQGQGPIFASKEQSTNGCTNQKPKDYILQDSSILHPEKALRRKLVISVLVSAGVLPTLSSYAKTKNINPYNEKRVLQQNRQIQKQNNAPDDFPNFIREGFEVKVIAPDNYVTRDSGLIYLDFEVGKGDCPKDGQQVTFHYVGYNESGRRIDSTYLQGSPAKIRMGNKALVPGFEEGIRDMRPGGKRRIIIPPDLGPPVGPSTFFSSKQFEVFDVELLSIKDCERRTIGFYSDVVCN; this is translated from the exons ATGCTACTGCTCTTATCTTCACCATCCTCACTCATGCAATCTTTTCCCTCCT TAAAATTACTTTGTGCTGTACAAGGACAAGGACCTATATTTGCTTCAAAGGAACAATCAACAAATGGATGCACTAATCAGAAACCAAAGGATTACAT ATTGCAGGATAGCTCCATATTACATCCTGAGAAAGCATTAAGGAGGAAACTTGTGATTTCTGTTTTAGTATCAGCTGGTGTTTTACCAACTTTATCTTCTTATGcaaagacaaaaaatataaatcctTATAATGAAAAGCGTGTGTTACAACAAAATAGACAGATACAGAAACAAAACAATGCACCAGATGACTTCCCAAATTTTATTAGAGAAG GTTTTGAAGTTAAAGTGATAGCACCAGATAACTATGTAACACGTGATTCGGGGCTTATATACCTAGATTTTGAAGTTGGTAAAGGTGATTGTCCAAAGGATGGTCAGCag GTCACATTTCACTATGTTGGCTATAACGAATCTGGCCGCCGTATTGACAGCACTTATTTGCAGGGTTCTCCTGCCAAAATTCGCATGGGCAACAAGGCATTGGTTCcag GATTTGAGGAAGGAATTAGAGACATGAGACCAGGTGGAAAGAGAAGAATCATTATTCCCCCTGATCTTGGTCCCCCG GTAGGACCTTCAACATTTTTCAGCTCAAAACAATTTGAAGTTTTTGATGTTGAATTATTAAGCATAAAAGACTGTGAAAGAAGAACCATAGGATTTTACTCTGATGTCGTATGCAATTGA